One Zeugodacus cucurbitae isolate PBARC_wt_2022May chromosome 3, idZeuCucr1.2, whole genome shotgun sequence genomic region harbors:
- the LOC105217440 gene encoding brefeldin A-inhibited guanine nucleotide-exchange protein 1, whose amino-acid sequence MQSFSSKAKEMFIVRALEKILADKDIRRSHHSQLKKSCDSALEQIKNELINAGQIAEGNELPCAALPLPKNDAASIINAETYFLPFELACKSRSPRIVVTALDCLQKLIAYGHLTGAIQDSASPGHLLIDRIVNTICGCFNGPQTDEGVQLQIIKALLTVVTSQHVEIHEGTVLQAVRTCYDIYLSSKNLVNQTTARATLTQMLNVIFARMENQEYELSTSSHVENGTKNNSTTDIGAQSPIVERAENSNGSETEMSLEDIAASVLDEVLNNAFEQALKEMSNGVTEETTTNSSFGSVEGIDNQINSEENADNQNESDAVVTAKFTHILQKDAFLVFRALCKLSMKPLPEGHPDPKSHELRSKVLSLHLLLSILQNAGPVFRSNEMFIMAIKQYLCVALSKNGVSLVPEVFELSLSIFVALLSNFKVHLKKQIEVFFKEIFLNILEANSSSFEHKWMVIQALTRICADAQSVVDIYVNYDCDFSAANLFERLVNDLSKIAQGRQAVELGANPLQEKSMRKRGLECLVSILKCMVEWSQDLYVNPNLSTVNPQETVNTHATHKTSLDMSHKHNQLDNTDSISQTNNSTRSAYGGSSHSINSFGSVKNTEVLDLPEALEERKMRKEVMETGIELFNRKPKKGVQFLQEKQLLGTKPFDIAKWLHEDERLDKTVIGNYLGENDDHSKEVMCAYIDAFDFRKLEVVAALRLLLEEFRLPGEAQKIDRLMEKFASRYCECNPNNQLFQSADTVYVLAFSIIMLTTDLHSPQVKNKMTKEQYIKMNRGISDSKDDLPEEYLSSIYDEIAGHEIKMKNTIINKPGKQIIVNEKRRKLLWNMEMEAISATAKNLMESVSHVKSPFTSAKHLEHVRPMFKMAWTPFLAAFSVGLQDCDDPEIACLCLDGIRCAIRIACIFHMSLERDAYVQALARFTLLTANSPINEMKAKNIDTIKTLIMVAHTDGNYLGSSWLDIVKCISQLELAQLIGTGVRPQFLSGAQTTLRDSLNQSVKEHIGETSSQSVVVAVDRIFTGSIRLDGDAIVDFVKALCQVSVDELQNVQPRMFSLQKIVEISYYNMERIRLQWSRIWQVLGEHFNAVGCNTNEEIAFFALDSLRQLSMKFMEKGEFANFRFQKDFLRPFEHIMKKNQSPAIRDMVVRCIAQMVNSQAHNIKSGWKNIFSIFHLAASDNEEAIVELAFQTTGKIIGELYQKQFAVMVDSFQDAVKCLSEFACNARFPDTSMEAIRLVRTCALCVHDAPQLFAEHAGMENDISVAAEDRVWVRGWFPMLFSLSCVVNRCKLDVRTRGLTVLFEIVKTHGDSFKPNWWKDLFNIIFRIFDNMKLPEHVTEKSEWMTTTCNHALYAIIDVFTQYFDVLGYLLLEDLFAQLHWCVQQSNEQLARSGTNCLENLVISNGFKFNETTWDKTCQCILDIFNATLPTELLTWRPNAQQMQIQAMEQQQKATFAAQNSHDKSNNLQHHGSMNRSQSQHSVYSTHILDDEAMSTSQGYHPNSHIMLHNSQFENLHIKCVVQLELIQTMDNIVFFPATSRKEDAETLAQAVADLAGCNAAQNVLECQREEQGMYSYLHTRQLLILADCLMQSHRFAKRFNADQEQRNVLWRAGFKGSIKPNLLKQETASLACVLRIFFKMYGDENRRSDWPRIEHELIQVCKEALTYFLSLQSEAHRDAWTSLLLLILTRLMKMTDARFATHVSNYYTLLCEMMCFDLKPELRSVLRRVYMRIGPVFNIVSLNIRN is encoded by the exons ATGCAAAGTTTCTCCTCGAAAGCTAAAGAAATGTTTATCGTGCGTGCTTTAGAGAAAATTTTAGCGGATAAAGACATTCGGCGTTCCCATCATTCGCAACTGAAAAAGTCTTGCGATTCAGCGCtcgaacaaattaaaaatgaactTATCAATGCAGGTCAAATCGCTGAAGGTAATGAATTGCCATGTGCAGCCTTACCTTTACCAAAAAACGATGCTGCCAGTATTATTAATgcagaaacatattttttgccaTTTGAACTGGCATGTAAAAGTCGCTCCCCACGCATTGTTGTGACTGCGCTTGATTGTTTGCAAAAGCTCATAGCATATGGGCATTTGACTGGTGCCATACAGGACTCTGCAAGCCCTGGGCATTTACTTATTGATCGCATCGTCAACACTATATGCGGCTGCTTCAATGGGCCACAGACCGATGAAGGTGTACAATTGCAAATTATTAAAGCGTTGCTTACAGTTGTTACATCACAGCATGTTGAGATACACGAAGGCACCGTTTTGCAAGCCGTACGTACTTGCTACGACATATATTTGTCGAGCAAGAATCTAGTCAATCAGACAACGGCACGTGCAACACTTACTCAAATGCTGAATGTAATTTTCGCCCGTATGGAAAATCAAGAATATGAGTTGAGCACGAGTTCACATGTCGAAAACGGTACTAAGAACAATTCAACAACCGACATTGGTGCACAATCACCAATCGTAGAAAGAGCCGAAAATAGTAACGGTAGCGAAACTGAAATGTCTTTGGAAGATATTGCAGCATCCGTTTTGGATGAAGTACTAAACA ATGCTTTTGAGCAAGCACTGAAAGAAATGTCCAACGGTGTAACCGAAGAAACGACCACTAACTCTTCCTTTGGGTCAGTGGAGGGAATCGATAACCAAATAAATTCCGAAGAAAATGCAGATAATCAAAATGAAAGCGATGCCGTCGTCACTGCGAAATTCACACATATATTGCAAAAGGATGCCTTCCTCGTATTTCGAGCGTTATGCAAATTAAGCATGAAACCGTTACCAGAAGGTCATCCCGATCCGAAATCACACGAATTGCGTTCGAAAGTTTTATCGCTACACCTATTGCTGTCCATATTACAAAATGCTGGACCCGTGTTCCGTTCCAATGAAATGTTTATCATGGCCATTAAGCAATATCTATGTGTAGCGCTATCGAAAAATGGTGTTAGTTTGGTGCCAGAAGTGTTCGAGTTGTCGCTTTCTATATTCGTAGCGCTACTCTCTAACTTCAAAGTACatcttaaaaaacaaatagaagTATTTTTCAAAGAGATTTTTCTTAACATATTAGAAGCAAACTCAAGTTCCTTCGAACACAAATGGATGGTAATACAAGCATTGACACGTATCTGCGCCGATGCACAATCTGTGGTTGATATCTACGTTAACTATGATTGTGATTTTTCTGCTGCGAACCTATTTGAGCGTCTTGTAAACGATCTGTCGAAAATAGCACAAGGTCGCCAAGCAGTCGAATTGGGTGCAAATCCGCTGCAAGAGAAATCAATGCGCAAACGTGGTTTGGAATGTTTAGTTTCCATATTAAAATGTATGGTGGAATGGAGTCAAGATTTGTACGTTAATCCCAACTTGTCAACAGTGAATCCACAAGAAACTGTAAACACCCATGCCACGCATAAAACCAGCTTAGATATGTCGCATAAACATAACCAATTGGATAATACTGATTCGATTTCGCAGACCAACAACTCTACACGTTCGGCATACGGTGGCTCCAGCCATAGCATAAACTCATTTGGTAGCGTAAAGAACACAGAGGTGCTTGATTTACCCGAAGCGTTGGAAGAGCGAAAAATGCGCAAAGAAGTAATGGAAACGGGTATTGAATTGTTTAATAGAAAACCGAAAAAGGGTGTGCAGTTCCTGCAGGAGAAGCAGCTTTTGGGCACAAAACCATTTGACATTGCCAAGTGGCTGCATGAAGACGAACGTTTGGACAAAACGGTTATCGGTAATTATCTTGGTGAGAATGACGATCATTCTAAAGAGGTTATGTGCGCTTATATTGACGCCTTCGATTTTCGTAAGCTGGAAGTTGTCGCTGCACTGCGTCTTTTACTCGAAGAATTCCGTTTGCCTGGCGAGGCGCAGAAGATTGATCGTTTGATGGAAAAGTTTGCTAGTCGTTACTGCGAATGCAATCCCAACAATCAGTTGTTCCAAAGTGCCGATACGGTGTATGTGCTGGCGTTTTCTATAATCATGTTGACGACAGACTTGCATTCACCACAAGTTAAAAATAAGATGACTAAGGagcaatatataaaaatgaatcgtgGCATTAGCGACAGCAAAGATGATTTGCCCGAAGAATATTTATCGTCAATTTATGATGAAATCGCTGGACATgagataaaaatgaaaaatacgaTTATCAACAAGCCAGGCAAACAAATCATTGTTAACGAGAAGCGTCGTAAACTTTTGTGGAATATGGAAATGGAGGCTATTTCTGCGACAGCCAAGAATTTAATGGAATCGGTATCACATGTAAAGTCACCGTTTACTTCTGCCAAACACCTGGAACACGTGCGGCCAATGTTCAAAATGGCTTGGACCCCCTTTCTGGCTGCGTTTTCGGTTGGGCTGCAGGATTGTGATGATCCAGAAATTGCATGTTTATGCTTAGATGGTATACGCTGTGCGATACGCATTGCATGCATATTTCATATGTCCTTGGAACGTGATGCTTATGTACAAGCGCTGGCACGTTTTACACTACTCACGGCAAATTCGCCGATCAATGAGATGAAAGCCAAAAATATCGATACCATAAAAACACTAATCATGGTAGCGCACACGGACGGCAACTATCTTGGATCCAGTTGGCTGGATATCGTCAAATGCATCAGTCAGTTAGAGTTGGCGCAACTGATCGGTACCGGCGTGCGTCCGCAATTTCTGTCCGGCGCACAGACAACCTTGCGCGACAGTCTCAATCAGAGTGTTAAAGAGCATATTGGAGAGACAAGCAGTCAAAGTGTTGTTGTGGCTGTAGATCGTATATTTACCGGTTCCATAAGATTGGATGGTGATGCCATAGTGGACTTTGTCAAAGCACTTTGTCAA GTCTCCGTCGATGAATTACAGAATGTACAGCCTCGTATGTTTTCGCTGCAAAAGATCGTGGAAATTTCCTACTACAATATGGAGCGTATACGTTTGCAATGGTCACGCATTTGGCAAGTGTTGGGCGAACATTTCAATGCCGTCGGTTGTAACACAAATGAGGAGATTGCATTTTTCGCCTTGGACTCACTGCGCCAGTTGTCCATGAAATTTATGGAGAAAGGTGAATTCGCTAACTTTCGTTTCCAAAAGGATTTCCTACGACCTTTCGAGCATATTATGAAGAAGAATCAATCGCCAGCTATACGTGATATGGTTGTGCGCTGCATTGCACAGATGGTCAATTCACAGGCGCATAATATAAAATCCGgttggaaaaatatattctcCATATTCCATTTGGCAGCTAGCGATAATGAGGAAGCGATCGTTGAGTTGGCATTTCAGACAACTGGCAAAATCATCGGCGAACTCTACCAAAAGCAATTCGCCGTCATGGTGGACTCATTTCAAGATGCCGTCAAATGTCTGTCGGAGTTCGCTTGCAATGCACGTTTTCCGGATACCAGCATGGAGGCTATACGCCTCGTGCGCACGTGTGCACTCTGTGTGCACGATGCACCACAATTGTTCGCTGAACATGCTGGCATGGAGAACGACATTTCGGTAGCAGCGGAGGATCGTGTTTGGGTGCGCGGATGGTTTCCAATGCTCTTCTCGTTATCTTGTGTGGTTAACCGTTGCAAGCTCGACGTTCGTACACGCGGTCTGACGGTGTTGTTCGAAATCGTTAAGACGCACGGCGATAGTTTCAAGCCCAATTGGTGGAAagatttattcaatattatttttcgcatattcgACAATATGAAATTGCCCGAACACGTGACCGAAAAATCCGAATGGATGACAACTACCTGCAATCATGCGCTATACGCAATTATCGATGTGTTTACACAATACTTTGATGTCTTGGGTTATCTGCTATTGGAGGATCTCTTCGCCCAGCTACATTGGTGTGTACAGCAAAGCAATGAGCAATTAGCTCGTTCCGGTACAAATTGTTTAGAGAATTTAGTTATATCGAATGGTTTTAAGTTTAACGAAACGACCTGGGATAAGACTTGTCAATGTATATTGGACATATTCAATGCTACATTGCCAACAGAATTGTTAACTTGGCGTCCGAACGcgcaacaaatgcaaatacaagcAATGGAACAACAACAGAAGGCAACATTTGCAGCGCAAAATTCGCACGACAAGAGCAATAATCTACAACACCATGGCTCAATGAATCGTAGTCAATCACAACATTCCGTTTATAGTACGCATATACTGGACGATGAGGCGATGAGCACATCTCAGGGCTATCATCCCAATTCGCATATTATGCTGCACAATTCACAGTTCGAAAACCTGCACATTAAGTGTGTGGTGCAATTGGAACTCATACAAACCATGGACAATATAGTATTCTTTCCGGCAACGTCACGCAAGGAAGATGCCGAGACACTGGCACAAGCTGTCGCGGACTTGGCCGGTTGTAATGCGGCCCAAAATGTTTTGGAATGCCAAAGAGAGGAGCAGGGTATGTACAGTTATCTGCACACTCGACAATTGCTAATACTGGCTGATTGCCTAATGCAATCACATCGCTTTGCGAAACGTTTCAATGCGGATCAGGAGCAACGCAACGTTTTGTGGCGTGCCGGTTTCAAAGGTTCCATCAAGCCGAATCTGCTTAAGCAGGAGACTGCTTCGTTGGCTTGTGTGTTgcgtatatttttcaaaatgtatgGTGATGAGAATCGTCGCAGCGATTGGCCGCGCATCGAGCATGAGTTGATACAGGTGTGCAAGGAAGCACTTACATATTTCCTCAGTCTGCAAAGTGAGGCGCATCGCGATGCATGGACttcgctgttgttgctgataCTTACGCGTTTGATGAAGATGACTGATGCAAGG